Below is a window of Myxococcus xanthus DNA.
GAGGGTGAGGGCACCGACCCTGGCATGTTGCTGCGCGGCCAGGCCAAGAGCTACCTGCAGAAGAAGTTCGGCTCCGTGCTCGACCCGAGCAAGAGCCTGGACCAGGTGAAGAGCAGCCTGGACTGACGTGAAGCCTGGGACGCGGCCCCTGCCTCAGCGCAGGGGCTGCTCCTCCAGCGCGGCCAGGGCGTAACGCGCCGCGCGAGAGATGGCATCCGCCGAGTCCGGCATCTCCGGGTAGTGCCCCGCGAGGGGACGCTGCGGGAAGCGAAGCTGGGCAATGGCGTTGCGGTAGCTGCGGCGGGCCGCCTCATGGTCCTGCGTGCGCTCGTGCACCTGCGCCAGCAGGTAGTGGCCAATGGCCAGCGTGGGCTCCAGGAACAGGGCCTTGCTCAGCTCGGAGCGCGCCTCGCTCAACTCCCCTGCTTGCAACGCGGCGACCCCGCCGAACACCCGCGCCTCCACGCACAGCGGCTCGCGCTGAATGGCCTGCGCGAAGGCCTCGCGCGCCTCGGGGATGCGGCCGGTGAGCGAGAACAGGTTGCCCAGCGTCAGCAGCCCATCCAAGTCACTGGGCTCGTCCGCGAGCAGCCGCTGCACGCCAGCGATGGCCGCCGAGAAATCCCCCTGCGCCATCTTCCGCACCGCCATGGCCAGCCGCTCCGCCGGAGGCAGCAGCGTGGGCCAGGCGGGCACCTCCACGGTGGGCGCGCGCGGCGTGGTGGCCACGGCCGGCAGCTCGGTGGTGATGCGCGGACGGGCGGAGTCCACGCTTCCCACCGTGGGCAACTCCGCGGTGACACGCGAGCGCGCGGCGATGGCCGGCAGCGGCGAGTGAGGCGACACCGCGGGCAGCCGCCCCGGCACCACGGAACGCGGACTCGAAGAGGCCCCCAGCGCCGGCAGCGTCACGCTGGGCGAGCCAGGCGCCGCCACCGACGACGCTGACACCGCGGGCAGCCGCGTCGTCAACGGGACGTCCTCGGGCAGCATCCGCTTGCGCAGGTCCGCGGTGAACGCGTCCGCAGGCACGGGCCTGCGCGCGGCGACATCGGGCTCGCCAGGATACGGGGTGATGCGCAGCGGCGGCGCCCGCATGCTCTTGTCGTTCAGCGGGCGGCGGTACACGAACGCCCCATCGACTTCGATCATCTCGAAGCGGTCGTAGACCTTGAAGAGGCTCTCCGAGTACCCCAGGAACAACAGCCCGCCCGGCCGCAGCGCGGCGAGGAAGCGGTCCATCAACCCGCGGATGGTGGGCAGGTCGAAGTAGATGATGACGTTGCGGCAGAGGATGAGGTCCAGCGACGACAGGGCCACCTTGTCGAAGACGGGAACCGCCAGGTTCTGTCCATCGAAGCGGATGTACTCACGCAGCGCGGGCAGCGCCTCATAGCCCTCTTCCACGGGCTTGAAGAAGCGCGTCAGCCGCGCCTGGTTGATGCTGATGGCCCGCCGCGAGGTGAAGCGCCCCTGCTTCGCGGCCTCCACCGCGGCCAGGTTGAGGTCGGTGGCCCACAGGTCCACCTCCAGCGACAGCGCGCCCAGCTCCGCCAGCACCATGGCCAGGCTGTAGGGCTCCTCCCCCGTCGCGCAGCCCGCGGACCAGATGGACACCTTGCGCATCTCGCGCCGCGAACGGGACACCAGGTCCGGCAGCACGCTCTTCTCCAGCGCGCGGAACTGCTTCGCGTCGCGGAAGAACTCCGTGTGCCCCACCGTCACCAGCGGCAACAGCGAGCGCAGCTCCTCTTCGCCACCGGCGCCCGTCAGTCGCTGGATGTAGTGCTCGGGCTCTTCCAGCCCCAGCACGGGCATCCGCGCGGACAGCGCCAGTCGGAGGCTGTGGAAGCCATCCGGCGTGATTTTCAGCCCCGCGCGCTCCAGCAGCAGCGCCGCGAGTTGTTGCAAGACTTTCTGGCTCGCCGTCAACACACATCCACCCACTGCATCAGCGCCGCGCCAATCCGGCTCAGTGGCAGCACCTCGTGCGCCGCGCCCATCAACACCGCCTCGCGCGGCATGCCCCAGACGACGCTCGACGCTTCGTCCTGGGCAATGGTCCGACCGCCGCGCTCTCGAATCTCCTTCAACCCTCGCGCCCCGTCGCGCCCCATGCCCGTCAGGATGACCCCGATGCAGCGCGGGCCGAACGACTCACCCGCTGAAGTCAGCAGCATGTCACAGGACGGCCGGAAACCGCGAAGCGCGGGGCCCGCGTCCAGCTCCAACCTGCCCTCGGGTCGGACCAAGAGGTGACTGCCCGACGGAGCGATGTACACCGTGCCCGGCGCCATGAGCACGTCATGCTCGGCCTCCAGCACGCGCAGCGCCGTTTCATTGGACAACCAGTGCGCCAGCCCTTCCGTGAAACCGTCGCTGATGTGCTGGCAGTAGGCGATGGGCGCCGGGAAGGCGCGCGGAATCATCCGCAGCACCTGCGCCACCGCCTTGGGGCCACCCAGGGACGCGGCGATGGCCACCAGCGGATACGGAGGAGGCGGCTTCGCCTCACGCGCCGCTTGCGGTGGCGGCCGCGTCTGCACCTGCCGCACCGCCTTCACCTGCGCCAGCAGCACCAGCTTGCGCGACACGTGCGTCCAGAACTCGGGCCCGGGGTTCGCCGGACGCTCCAGCACGTCCAGCGCGCCCGCCACCATCGCCTGGAAGGCCTCCTGGCCGGACAACACGCCGGGGTGCAACGCCAGCACCGGCACGGGCCGCTCCACCATGACGTGCTCGATGGCGGGCAGCGCGTCCAGCGCGCTCAGGTCCACCAGCACCACGTCCGGGAAGTGCCGCTGCACGGCCACCAGGGCGCCGGCGAAGTCCACCTCCGCCGGCCCCACGGGCACCAGGGATTCCCCATCGAACAGGCCCCGGGCCGCGAGCGCACGCAGCCCCTTGCCCACCATGAGCACCCGAAACGCCATTCCTGCGACTACCGCGCCACCGCCCAAGCCTGGCTCCTCAGGTCAGCCGGTCGATGGCCTGCGCGAGAACCTCCACGCCCAGCTCGCCCTTGACGAGGTACGCGTCCGCGCCGGCATCCAACCCGCGCCGCTTGTCCTCGGGCGAGGCGAGCGACGACAGGATGATGACCGGAATGCGAGCCACCGCGGGCGTCGACTTGAGCCGCCGCGCCAGCGAGAACCCGTCCAGCTTGGGCATCTGCACGTCCGTGAGGATGAGGTCGTAGGTGTTGTTCTGCACCTTCACGTAGGCCTCTTCGCCGTCCTGGGCTTCCTCCACCGAGTGCCCCAGCGCCTTCACCAGCGCCCCTTCCGTAGCGCGGGCAATGGGCGAGTCGTCCACCAGCAGCACCCGGAGGCGCTTGGCGGCGGGGGCCTGGGTGACGGGGCGGGCCATCCGTCGCACCTCCGCCATGATGTCCGGGACATGGAGCAGCACGGCGATGCGCCCGTCCTCCAGCGCCGCGGTGCCGGCGATGAAGGGCGCGGCCTTGAGGAACTCGCCGCCGCAAGGCTTCACGGCCACTTCGCGCTCGTCCACGAAGCCGTCCACCACCAGCGCCGCGTGGTCCTCGCCGTGACGCACCACCACCGCGGGTGGCTTGTCGAAGCGATTGCCGCCGTTGAGGCCCAACAGCGGCCCCAGCGCCACCAGCGCCGTGGGCTTGCCACGGTGCCGCACGGCCAGCGTGCCGAAGATCTCCAGCCGGTCATCCGGCTTGACGCGCATGACGGCTTCCACGTCCGCGGCGGGCATGCCGTAGACGTCGTCCCCCAGGCGCACCAGCAGCACCTTCATCAACGCCAGCGACTGCGGCAGGCGCAGGGTGATGGTGGAGCCACGGCCGATTCGGCTGCTCACGCCCACCGAGCCGCCCAGCGTCTCCACCTTGCGCTTCACCACGTCCATGCCCACGCCACGGCCAGACAGCTCGCTGACCTGGTCGCGGGTGGAGAAGCCGGGGCGGAAGATGAGCTCGATGGCCTCGCGCTCCGACAGCGCGGCGGCCTGCACCGCGTTGATGAGGCGCTTGGAGATGGCCGCCTGACGCAGCCGCTCCGGGTCGATGCCGCGGCCGTCGTCCTCCACCTCGATGTGGAGCATGTCGCCGTCCACGCGCACGCGGATGCGGATGCGGCCGTTGAGCGGCTTGCCCAACTGCTGGCGCGTGTCCGGGGACTCCACGCCGTGGTCCACCGAGTTGCGCAGCAGGTGCACCAGCGCGTCTCGCACGTCGCCCAGCATGGACCGGTCCACGCCGATGTCGGCGTTCTCGATGACCAGGTCCACTTCCTTGCCCTGCGTGCGCGACATCTCGCGAACGGCGCGCGGGAAGGCGTCGAACACGGTGGACAGCGGCACCAGCCGGGCCTCGGCCACGTGGTCCGCCATCTTCGCCAGGTTGCCGTGCAGCGTGTTGATGCCGTCGTCGTTGCGGCGCACGAAGCGGAACGCGTCGTCGCGCAGCATGTGGAGGTCGCTCTCCACGCGGTCCAACTGCTCACGCACCTCGTTCGAGATGTCGATCTCTTCCGCCAGCCGGAGGAAGCGGTCCCCCAGGCGGCTGAAGCGCTCGAACAACGCCTCCGTCTCCGAGCTGCGCAGCCGGCCGCGGGCGCTCTCCACCAGCAGGTCGCCCGCGAGCAACCCCAACGCGTCGAGCACCTCCACGTTGACGCGGATGCTCCGGTCGGCCACCGCGGACTTCGCGGCGCTCGGGGCCTCCTCGTCACGGCCATGCGCGGCAGCCGGGTGAGGCGCGGCTGCGGCGGCGTGCGCCCCCGGCTCGGCCACGGGGGCCTGCGTCGGGGGCGGAGCCACCGGAGCCTGCACCGGCGCGGGCGGCGCGGCGACGGCTGCCGGTGTCACCACGGGCGCGGCGACAGGGGCCGGCGGCGGTGCAGGAGGCGGCGCCACGGGCCGTGCGCCAGCGATGGCGGGCGGCGTCTGTCCGGAGACTTCCGCGAGCATGCGGACCATCTCCTCGCTGGCCGGGTTGCCCGTGTTGGCGCCGGACAGGTCTTCGTTGAGATCGGAGAGGACGTCGCACGCCCTGAGCAGGACGTCGGTGGCCACCTCGGTGGCCGTCTTGCCCTCGCGCTCTGCGCGCAGGACGTCCTCGGCGGCGTGCGCCAGCTGCCCGATGGCGGCCAGACCCAACATGCGGGCCTCGCCCTTCATCGTGTGCAGCTCGCGCGCGACGTCCTCCGCGGCCTGGTCCGCGGTCTCCTTCTCCAGGTCCAATACCCCCAGCTGAATCTTCTGGAGGCGGTCGGCGGTGACCTCCTGGAACTTCTTCAGGAGGGATTTCTTGAGAGCCTCGGTGTCCATGGCCGGCGTACGCCCCTCCCCTTCCAGGAAGCGCTAGTCGGCCTTGAACCGCTTGATGAGCTCGGCCAGCCGTCCGGCCAACTGCGTCAGCTCCGCGGCCGCGCCCGTGGCCTGCTTCGAGGCCTGCGTCGTCTGGCGCGTCACGTCCTCGATCTCCGCCATGGAGGCCACCACCTGCTCGGTGGCCGTGCGCTGCTGCTGCGTGGCGAGGTTGATGACGCGGGCCGCGTCGCTCGTCTCCTGGACGCCGGCGAGGATGCCTTCCACCGCCTGCGCCGCCACCGCGCCCAGCTTCTCACCAGACTCCGTGGCGGACTTGGACGCCTCGGCGGCGCCGGCCGCGGCGGCCGTGGCCTCGCGAATCTCGGTGATGAGGTTCTTGATCTCCTTGGTGGAGTCCAGGACGTTCTCCGCCAGACGCCGCATCTCCGCCGCGACGATGGAGAAGCCCTTGCCGGCCTCACCCGCGCGGCTGCCTTCCAGCGCCGCGTTCAGCGCCAGCAGGTCGGAGCGGTCCGCGATCTCGTCGATGACCTCCACCACCGTGCCGATGCGCTCCACGCGCTTGGACAGCTTCGCGATGGAGTCCGCCACCGCGACGCCGTCGCTGCGGATCTGCTGCATGGCCTGGATGAACTCGCCAATGGCGCCCCGGCCCGCGCGCGCCGCGCCCAGCGTCTCTTCCGCCACGCGCGCCACGCTGCCCGCGTTCTCGGCGATCTGCGCCGACGCGTGCTTCAGCTCCTCCATGGTGGCGGTCGTCTCGTGGATGGCCGCCGCCTGCTCCGTGGAGGACGTCTCATGCTGCGTGGAGGCCGCCAGCACCTGGTTGGCGGACGAGGACAGCCTCAACGCCGCCTCGTTGATCTCCCGCACGAAGGTGCGCAGCGTCTCGATGACCTTGCCAAAGCCCTCCAGCAGGGGCCCGAGCTGCGGGTCTTCGGTGGTGGTGTTCCACCGGGACAGGTCGCCCTCGCGCACCAGGCCGATGAGCGCATCCAACGCCTGGTCGATCTCCTGCGCCGCCACATGCTTGCGGTGCTCGGAGGCCGCGAACTGGTCCAGCACCTGGTTGAGCAGGTGCGCCAGCTCCACGCCGGACTCACCGACCAGCTCCTTGGGCACGCGGGCCTGCAGGTTGCCGGACAGCACCGTCAGCAGCGTGTCGGTGATGGCCTTGGTGGAGGAAGAGGTCGACGCCGCGTTCGTGGCGCCGGCCTTGGAGGCGGGGGCCTTCCGGGCGCGAGCCTTGCCAGCGGGCTTCTCGTTGGGGGTGTCCAGGGACATGTGTCTCAGTGCCTTCCTTGAGTCCTTGCGGTTTCGACCAGATCGATGAGCAACACGGTGCGGGCCTCTTCCAGGCACACACCGACTGCGTAGGCTGCGGCGCCGGCCGTGGGAGGCATCCGGCGCAAGGAATTGACGGGGATGGAGCGCACGCCGTGCACGGCGTCCACCTTGAGGTGGGCTTCACCCTCCGGGGTGTCGAAGACGATGGCGCGGTTGCCTCGGTGAGGCAGGCCCAGCTCCGCCAGCGTGAGGTCCTCCGGCAGCGCGCGGTCGATGCGCAGCACCTGGGATGCATCCGTGCCGTAGAGCGTGGCGCCGATGTCGAAGAAGAGGAGGTCCACCTCCTCCTCCTTCTCATGGAAGGCGTCGTCGTTCACCGCGCCACCGCCCGCTGCCGTGCCGTCTGGAGCAGCTTGGAGAAGTTGAGGAGGTTGATGGCCTCCTGATTGCCGCTGGCCTGCACCACGCCCAGCAGGTGCTCGGCCGCGGCGTCGCCGCCCAGGGGCGGAGGGAGGATGTCCGCCACGGGAATGCGGCGCAGACCCAGCACCGTATCCGCGACGACGCCGGCCACGTAGCTGCCCGTGACGCCGACGAACAGGCGGGTGCGCGGGCCGATGCGGGCCTCTCCCTTGGAGAGGAAGCGCAGCAGGTCCAGCACCGGAAGCACCTCGCCCCGGTGGCCGGTGACGCCCATGATGAAGGACGGGGTCCGGGGCAAGGGCGTGAGCAGACCGGCCCGAAGCACTTCGAGCACGTTCTCACTGGGCACGCCCAGGCGGAGGTCGCCCACGCGGAAGCAGAAGAACTCCTGCTCCGGCCGGGCCTGGGCGGCCAAGGCGCGGTCCGGAGCCATCCGGAGTGCTCGCTGGAGGGGAGTCGAGGTCGTGGTCAAGGCGCCAAAGTATCCGGAGGCGATGAATAGCGGTCAAGAGGACCTGACGACCAGCCCGTCTGGTCGCCGTTTCGATGGTCCGCGCTGCACCAAAGGTGTAGGGTTCTACCGCGAAGCCCTTGAGGAGGACGATGTCGCGCGTACTGGTCATTGATGACAGCCCGATGCTGGTGGAGCTCACCGTCCGGGCGCTCACCGCCGCCGGCTACCAGGCGAGCGGCGCGCAGGACCTTGCCAGCCTCGAGCTGAAGCTCGCCGAGGGGCCGTTTTCGCTCATCCTCATGGACGTCAACATGCCGGAGATGTTCGGCGACGACGTCGTGGAGTACCTCCGCCGGCAGAAGAAGGTCACCGCGAAGCTGGTCCTCTATTCCGACATCTCCGAGGCGGAGCTGGACGGAAAGACGAAGGCGTCGGGGGCGGACGGGTACATCCTGAAGAGCGGTGGGCTCGAAGCCGTGCTCGGCGGGGTCATGGGTCTCATTGGCCCCCCCGCCCTGAGCATCCCCACCGCCGTGCCCGCCCCGGCTGCGGCCCCCGCGGCGGCGCCCACCCCGCCGCCGGCTCCCGCGGCCCCTGCCCCCGCGGCGACGGGCGGCCTCAAACCCGCGCCCACCACGGGCGGGCGCAAGCCGCGCATCCTCATCGTGGATGACAGCGAGATGACGGCCCGCATCATCGAAGCGGACCTTGTGACCAAGGGCTTCGAGGTCCATGTCGCGGACACCGCCGACAAGGCCACGAAGATCATCCTCAAGAAGCAGACGCGCCCGGACCTGGTGCTGCTGGATGTGCGCATGCCCAACGTGAACGGCGAGCAGTTCTGCCGCTTCATCAAGAGCAACAGCCTCTTCAAGGGCATCAAGGTGCTGCTGTGCTCGGGTGAGAACGTCGAGGAGTTGCAGCGCATCTGCCGCGAGGCGGGCGCCGACGGCTACATCCCCAAGGACGCGGTGATGGGCAACCTGGTGGCCAAGGAGCTGATGCCCACCGGTAACGAGTAGTCCCCAGGGGCCGCGTCGCGGCCCCTCCTGGCGTGTTGCCCCCGAGGCCGCGCCACCTGCCTCCCGAAGACGGAGCGCCCACCGGGCCTCCCCTCCGACGGAGGAAGGAACGCCCTCCCCCGCCCCCAGGCACTCGCTACCGGTGCCCGGCCGCGTTCTCGCGCTCGTCCAGCCCGCGCGCGAAGTTGCCCACGATGAGCCCCGGGCGCGCCGCCTTCAGCCGCTGAAGCAGCGTGCGGATGCCCACCGGCTCGCCTCCCGCGCCGCGCTCGCGCGCCACTTCCAGGTACTGCAGCGGGTCGATGCACAGTGAGCGCGTCTGAACCTGGTCCACGCGGTACTTCTTCACCAGCCGCTCCAGTGCCCGCACCTCGCCCTCGCGGTCGGTGACGCCGGGGAACAGCAGCAGGTTCAGCGCCAGGTACGCGCCGCGCTCACGCGCCAGGGCGATGGAGGCCTCCACGTCCTCCCAGCCGTACTTCACCGGCTTGTAGTAGGCCTCGTAGAGGTCCTTCACCGCCGAGTTGAGCGACACGCGGATGGCGTCCAGCCCCGCGTCGAAGAGGGCCTCCAGGCCGCGCGTGAGGCTGGCGTTGGTGTTGATGTTGATGGAGCCCGCCTGCGTGCGCGCCCGCATGTAGCGGATGGCCTCGGCAATCTGCTTCCAGCGCGTGAGCGGCTCGCCCTCACAGCCCTGGCCGAAGCTCACCATGGTGCGGCCCGGCGCGTGCTCCAGGTGGAAGAGGCCAATCTGGCCCATCTCCTCTCCCGTGGGCCCGTCATCCATGCGCTCGTGCGATGCCGGTGGGCCGTCCGCCGGCTGGTCGGAGATGCAGCCCACGCAGCGCGCGTTGCACATGACGGACGCGGGGATGGCCGCCTCGTCACGCACGTAGAAGGTGTTCTGCGACGTGAAGCACCTGTAGAGCATCGCGCACGTCTTGAGTTGCTTCAGCACCCGGTTGTCCGGGAAGCGCGCCATGTGCTTCGCCACCAGGTCCTTCATGTCCGGCGTGGAGAACCGCTCCGGGTCCCAATGGGAGCGACGGTCGGTATGGATGGCCCACGCCACCGGCCCCTCTCCCACCCAGGCCGCGGCGGTATACGCCCACTGCGGCAGCACGGGGCCACTGCCCTTCACCTCGCCGGGGAGGAAGGTGCGCGTGTAGCCGGGGGGCAGCAACGCGCCCACTGCGTTGGGGACAAACGTCTTCCCCCCCACCTTCATCTCGCGGACGAGCTCCAGCTCCCCCGTCTCCGGATGCAGGCCCACCGGGAGGCGCCCTGGCAGGTGGACGAGCCGCCCGGTGGACGGCAGCGGAATGGGCTTGTCCTGCGGAGGAACGAGCTCTTCGCCGCTGCGCAGCGTGGCGAGCAGGTACGGATGTTCCATCACCCGTCCCTTGGGGTCCGCGAATAGGAGCTTCGGAGCAAACGTCATGTCGCTGGTAACTAACACGAGCGGCGCACGCTTCATCACGCATCGCATCCAACGCCTCGCGTCATGTCTTCAGGGGTGTTTGACGCCAATGGCGCTCATACGGGGCTGTCCGCCCGCGCCTTGATTCCCCCTTGGGCCCTCGTTAGGGTCCGCGCGCTTTTTTACGTCCCCTCTCGGAGGCAGTCGTGATCGTCGGAGTTCCCAAGGAGATCAAAACCCGCGAGTACCGCGTCGGCATGGTGCCTGCTGGCGCCGCCGCCCTCATCGCCGCGGGTCACACGGTCCTGATCGAGACGAACGCCGGCGTTGGCTCCGGCATCCCCGATTCGGAGTACCAGCGCGTCGGCGCACAGATCATCTCCACCGCGGACGAGGTCTGGAAGCGCTCGGAGATGATCATCAAGGTCAAGGAGCCGATCGCGCCCGAATACGCGCGCATCCAGCCCGGCCAGATCATCTATACGTACTTCCACCTGGCCGGTGTGGACCCGGAGCTGACCAAGACGCTGCTCCAGAAGAAGGCCGCGGCCGTGGCCTATGAAACGCTGCAGCCGGACGACGGCAGCCTGCCGCTGCTCAAGCCCATGAGCGAGGTGGCCGGAAAGATGGCCATCCAGGTGGGCGCCAAGTGCCTGGAGCGGGCCCACGGCGGCAAGGGCATCCTCCTGGGCGGCGTGCCCGGCGTGCGCCGGGGCCGCGTCACCGTCATCGGCGGCGGCGTGGTGGGCCTGTGTGCCGCCAAGGTGGCGGTGGGCATGGGCGCCGAGGTCACCATCATCGACGTCAACATGGAGCGCCTCACCTACCTGGATGACGTGTTCCTCGGCCGCGTCGGCGTGCTGGCCTCCGACTCGGAGAGCATCTCCCGCTCCGTGCGCGAGGCCGACCTCGTCGTGGGCGCGGTGCTCATCCCCGGTCGCAAGGCCCCGAAGCTCGTCTCCGAGGCCCTCATCTCGGAGATGAGCCCGGGCTCCGTGGTGGTCGACGTGGCGGTGGACCAGGGTGGCTGCATCGAGACGTGCAAGCCCACCACCCACGACAACCCCACGTTCGAGGTCCACGGCGTCGTCCACTACTGCGTCGCCAACATGCCCGGCGCCGTGCCGCAGACGTCCACCTACGCCCTCACCAACGTCACCCGCCCCTATTCGCTCCGGATCGCCAACGTGGGCCTGGCGGCGGCCGTGAAGGAGGACCGCGCCCTCGCGCGTGCGATGAACACCTACAACGGCCACGTCACCTACGAGGCCGTCGCGAAAGACATGGGCTACGCCTACATGCCCATCGCGGACGCGCTCGCCGGCAAGTAAGCCCGGTAAGCAGGCAAACGATGCAGTCCCTGGCGGGGAGGTTCGGATGGCGACATCCGGCCTCCCCGCTCGTTATCTCTGCTAGGGAATATGTTTCCCTGGCCGGCGTCGTGTATTCCCGAAGCGGGCGTCCGGGCGGGTGTCGTGGGATGCCGTTGTTGCCCTGGTTGTTCCCGTGCATACATTTGGCGGGTAAGCGACAACTCATTCCCCTTTTGTTTCGGGCCCTTGGAAGGCGGGACATGTTGGATTTCAGGCAACCCAACCGGACGAAGCAGGAATTCGAAGAGCTGGCGCTAGCCCATCTGGACCCGCTCTATTCGGCGGCGCTGCGCCTGACGAAGAACGAGCGCGACGCCGAGGACCTGGTGCAGGACACCTGCATGCGGGCGTACCGCTTCTTCGACAAGTTCGAGCGCGGGACGAACATCAAGGCCTGGCTCTTCAAGATTCTCACCAACACCTTCATCAACCGCTACCGGCGGAAGGTGAAGGAGCGCACGGTGGTCGAAGGCGTGGAGCGCGAGGCCGTCCACGAGCGCTTCGTGAGCCGGGACGCGACGGACTTCGCGGCCAACCCCGAGCAGTACTTCTTCGACCGGCTCCTGTCGGACGACGTGCTGCGGGCCATTGACGCGCTGCCCATCGACTTCCGGCTGGTGGTCATCCTCGCGGACCTCCAGGAGTTCTCCTACAAGGAGATCGCGGAGATTCTCGAGTGCCCCGTGGGCACGGTCATGAGCCGCCTGTTCCGCGGACGCAAGCTCCTGCAGAAGAACCTGCGTGAGTACGCCGAGGGCCAGGGCGTCTTCCGGCACGACGGGGAGCCGGTGAACGCCCCCGCGGACCTGGAAGAGTATCGCCACAGGAAGAAGACAGGGTAGAAACCCGTTCCTAGCGCGCGCCATGAACTGCCAGGACCTCGAACGGCTGCTCTATCCGTACCTCGACGGCGAATTCCAGCCCGAGGAACGAGTGGACCTCGAAACCCACCTCTCCGGGTGCGCTGATTGCCGGCGCCGCGCGGAGGAAGAGAAGCAGATGCAGCAGGCGCTGCGGCGAGCCGCGCGCCACTCCGTTTCAGGCATGCGGGCCCCCGCCTCGCTCCGGGCCGGCATCCAAGTGGGCCTCAAGCAGGAGCAGCGCCGCGTCCAGTTCGGCGTCTGGCTGCGCGCGGGGGCCATGGCGTTGGTGGTGGTGACGGTGGGCGGCGGCTGGGCCGCGTTCCACGCCGAGCAGCGGCTGAGCGCGGCCAGGACGGAAGCGGTGCAGCGCCACAGCAAGAGCAAGGCGCTCCCCTTCGAGATTGCCTCCAACACGCCGGAGCAGGTGGAGGAGTGGTTCAAGGACAAGGTGGATCCGCGCATCACCGTCCCGCAGATCCCCAAGGCGAAGCCGCTGGGCGGGCGCATCTCCATCCTCAACGGCCGCGAAGTCGCGTACATCAGCTACGAAACCCTTCCGGACAACGAAGGTGAGCCGAGCCGCCGCTTGGGCGTCTTCGTGCTCCCTGGCGACAACGAAGTCGTCATCCCGAAGTTCCAGGCCCTGCAAGCCGTGGAAGTGGACTCCGCGCAAGGCTTCAACGTCGTCACCTGGCGCGACGATGAAATCGTCTACGAGATGGTGACGGACATGGACGAAAGCGACATCCGCCGGATGCTCGCCGAGCGTGACAGCGGTGAGAAGCTCGCGCGCAAGTCCGCGCCGGAGGCCGACGAGCCGCTGTATTCGCTCCCGCCCGCGCCGCGCACGCCGCACTCCTGGCCGCCCATCTCCGTCGAGCCAGTGACGTACCCGACGTACCCTCAGTGACGGAAACGTCGGCTGTGTGACGGCGCTTGCCCGCTCCCCGGGCAGCCGGAATTCCGCCCGGTCCGAACATTGACGCTCCCGCACATGGCCGATAGCCTCGACGCACATCATCACCTTGCGCGTCGCGGCCGGTAGGGCGTTTGTGCGCGCCGCACACCAGGACGGGCCGTCCCTCCATGTCGAAGAAAATCCTGATCGTCGAAAGCGACACCGCGCTCTCCGCCACCCTGC
It encodes the following:
- a CDS encoding protein-glutamate O-methyltransferase, producing the protein MLTASQKVLQQLAALLLERAGLKITPDGFHSLRLALSARMPVLGLEEPEHYIQRLTGAGGEEELRSLLPLVTVGHTEFFRDAKQFRALEKSVLPDLVSRSRREMRKVSIWSAGCATGEEPYSLAMVLAELGALSLEVDLWATDLNLAAVEAAKQGRFTSRRAISINQARLTRFFKPVEEGYEALPALREYIRFDGQNLAVPVFDKVALSSLDLILCRNVIIYFDLPTIRGLMDRFLAALRPGGLLFLGYSESLFKVYDRFEMIEVDGAFVYRRPLNDKSMRAPPLRITPYPGEPDVAARRPVPADAFTADLRKRMLPEDVPLTTRLPAVSASSVAAPGSPSVTLPALGASSSPRSVVPGRLPAVSPHSPLPAIAARSRVTAELPTVGSVDSARPRITTELPAVATTPRAPTVEVPAWPTLLPPAERLAMAVRKMAQGDFSAAIAGVQRLLADEPSDLDGLLTLGNLFSLTGRIPEAREAFAQAIQREPLCVEARVFGGVAALQAGELSEARSELSKALFLEPTLAIGHYLLAQVHERTQDHEAARRSYRNAIAQLRFPQRPLAGHYPEMPDSADAISRAARYALAALEEQPLR
- a CDS encoding protein-glutamate methylesterase FrzG, yielding MAFRVLMVGKGLRALAARGLFDGESLVPVGPAEVDFAGALVAVQRHFPDVVLVDLSALDALPAIEHVMVERPVPVLALHPGVLSGQEAFQAMVAGALDVLERPANPGPEFWTHVSRKLVLLAQVKAVRQVQTRPPPQAAREAKPPPPYPLVAIAASLGGPKAVAQVLRMIPRAFPAPIAYCQHISDGFTEGLAHWLSNETALRVLEAEHDVLMAPGTVYIAPSGSHLLVRPEGRLELDAGPALRGFRPSCDMLLTSAGESFGPRCIGVILTGMGRDGARGLKEIRERGGRTIAQDEASSVVWGMPREAVLMGAAHEVLPLSRIGAALMQWVDVC
- a CDS encoding hybrid sensor histidine kinase/response regulator translates to MDTEALKKSLLKKFQEVTADRLQKIQLGVLDLEKETADQAAEDVARELHTMKGEARMLGLAAIGQLAHAAEDVLRAEREGKTATEVATDVLLRACDVLSDLNEDLSGANTGNPASEEMVRMLAEVSGQTPPAIAGARPVAPPPAPPPAPVAAPVVTPAAVAAPPAPVQAPVAPPPTQAPVAEPGAHAAAAAPHPAAAHGRDEEAPSAAKSAVADRSIRVNVEVLDALGLLAGDLLVESARGRLRSSETEALFERFSRLGDRFLRLAEEIDISNEVREQLDRVESDLHMLRDDAFRFVRRNDDGINTLHGNLAKMADHVAEARLVPLSTVFDAFPRAVREMSRTQGKEVDLVIENADIGVDRSMLGDVRDALVHLLRNSVDHGVESPDTRQQLGKPLNGRIRIRVRVDGDMLHIEVEDDGRGIDPERLRQAAISKRLINAVQAAALSEREAIELIFRPGFSTRDQVSELSGRGVGMDVVKRKVETLGGSVGVSSRIGRGSTITLRLPQSLALMKVLLVRLGDDVYGMPAADVEAVMRVKPDDRLEIFGTLAVRHRGKPTALVALGPLLGLNGGNRFDKPPAVVVRHGEDHAALVVDGFVDEREVAVKPCGGEFLKAAPFIAGTAALEDGRIAVLLHVPDIMAEVRRMARPVTQAPAAKRLRVLLVDDSPIARATEGALVKALGHSVEEAQDGEEAYVKVQNNTYDLILTDVQMPKLDGFSLARRLKSTPAVARIPVIILSSLASPEDKRRGLDAGADAYLVKGELGVEVLAQAIDRLT
- a CDS encoding methyl-accepting chemotaxis protein; this translates as MSLDTPNEKPAGKARARKAPASKAGATNAASTSSSTKAITDTLLTVLSGNLQARVPKELVGESGVELAHLLNQVLDQFAASEHRKHVAAQEIDQALDALIGLVREGDLSRWNTTTEDPQLGPLLEGFGKVIETLRTFVREINEAALRLSSSANQVLAASTQHETSSTEQAAAIHETTATMEELKHASAQIAENAGSVARVAEETLGAARAGRGAIGEFIQAMQQIRSDGVAVADSIAKLSKRVERIGTVVEVIDEIADRSDLLALNAALEGSRAGEAGKGFSIVAAEMRRLAENVLDSTKEIKNLITEIREATAAAAGAAEASKSATESGEKLGAVAAQAVEGILAGVQETSDAARVINLATQQQRTATEQVVASMAEIEDVTRQTTQASKQATGAAAELTQLAGRLAELIKRFKAD
- a CDS encoding CheW domain-containing protein, with the protein product MNDDAFHEKEEEVDLLFFDIGATLYGTDASQVLRIDRALPEDLTLAELGLPHRGNRAIVFDTPEGEAHLKVDAVHGVRSIPVNSLRRMPPTAGAAAYAVGVCLEEARTVLLIDLVETARTQGRH
- a CDS encoding chemotaxis protein CheW, which codes for MAPDRALAAQARPEQEFFCFRVGDLRLGVPSENVLEVLRAGLLTPLPRTPSFIMGVTGHRGEVLPVLDLLRFLSKGEARIGPRTRLFVGVTGSYVAGVVADTVLGLRRIPVADILPPPLGGDAAAEHLLGVVQASGNQEAINLLNFSKLLQTARQRAVAR